A window of Komagataella phaffii GS115 chromosome 1, complete sequence contains these coding sequences:
- a CDS encoding Splicing factor has product MGDALAQMATTKNSKPLERLGFSNKSINTSPQNEASSSNLASSGTRVQLSEQDLKTIPRLTVIRDRIKADLEANAISTDQMSAIDQVKTLVSFKKDRLKQSIKSVPSQCEDTEIKPSDLHNDQTKIRLQLRQYLFDTLKEMNNDPSIQLTDIEFDQLKQDMAILLTLLRNGTLPENLLITLTTTMYNVQKGSFQQATSSYLQLSIGNVAWPMGVKATNIHSRKGDDKITKGSANISKNDGTERWLLALKRVITYKEKKTV; this is encoded by the coding sequence ATGGGTGATGCTCTAGCCCAAATGGCAACTACCAAGAACTCTAAGCCCCTGGAGCGCTTGGGTTTTTCTAACAAATCAATAAATACAAGCCCTCAAAATGAagcttcatcatcaaacttGGCATCCTCTGGCACCCGAGTGCAGCTTTCTGAACAAGACTTGAAAACAATTCCTAGGTTAACTGTTATCAGAGACAGAATTAAAGCAGACTTGGAAGCAAACGCAATATCTACCGATCAAATGTCCGCAATTGATCAAGTCAAAACACTTGTTTCATTTAAAAAAGACCGACTCAAACAGAGTATTAAATCAGTTCCATCACAATGTGAGGACACTGAAATCAAACCATCAGACCTCCATAACGACCAAACGAAGATTCGTTTGCAGCTGAGGCAATACTTGtttgatactttgaaagaaatgaacaATGATCCATCAATACAACTGACAGATATAGAGTTTGATCAGTTGAAACAAGATATGGCAATCTTGTTGACTCTATTACGAAATGGTACTCTTCCAGAGAACCTATTAATCACATTAACCACCACCATGTATAACGTACAAAAGGGAAGTTTCCAGCAGGCGACATCCTCATATCTTCAGCTCAGCATTGGAAATGTCGCTTGGCCTATGGGTGTAAAGGCTACAAACATTCATTCTAGAAAAGGAGACGATAAAATTACTAAAGGTTCAGCcaacatttccaaaaatgatGGAACAGAACGTTGGCTACTGGCGTTGAAAAGAGTCATTACCTacaaggaaaaaaaaacagTCTAA
- a CDS encoding Alpha-1,2-mannosyltransferase — protein MVFSDKLTFPDMPVEETQTGSKVALFGLAGAVRRRLILGSRNPFFYSTAADPTKDKFIEIAKEDRANAKEFINEILPKTAYDVSRKIIFGFFHPFCNAGGGGERVLWQGVKTTLKVDDKNICLIYTGDLVTGDEILDNVARNFGISFTDVERPRLVFIHLYKRKYVEAQYWPRLTLVGQAFGSMLLTLEALQKVIPDVWVDTMGYPFSYPLVRVGVKIPIVTYTHYPIISTDMLNKIKINSIKTLAKKIYWWGFMLAYKFVGHFVDIAFVNSSWTSNHMKKIWASVSTVKTLYPPIGIDKKITLDSVSPREKIILYIAQFRPEKRHELLINEFSKFFQLDKSYKLVMIGSIRSKDDEDRVDFLKDLAYKKKGIPEENLVIIKDASYSVIQDYLSKAEIGVNAMWNEHFGIAIVEYMFNGLLPLAHASSGPYLDICVPWSLDKGEQLSVNSSKPTSDDSNRTGYLFISEEDPDFEARTEPFPSLHEALLDISKLSQEQKLEILKRGASVVNSKFQDNVFNENWKKAITDAAKLEQVYRISKRDGEVEQLF, from the exons ATGGTTTTTTCAGACAAACTTACATTTCCAGATATGCCCGTTGAAGAGACCCAGACGGGCTCCAAGGTGGCACTGTTCGGACTA GCTGGTGCTGTTAGACGGAGGCTAATTTTAGGCTCTAGAAATCCTTTCTTTTATTCTACGGCTGCGGATCCCACGAAGGACAAATTTATTGAAATCGCAAAGGAGGATAGGGCTAATGCCAAGGAATTCATAAACGAAATTCTTCCCAAGACTGCGTATGATGTCTCTAGAAAGAtcatctttggattttttcaCCCTTTTTGCAATGCTGGCGGTGGTGGAGAGAGAGTCCTATGGCAAGGTGTTAAGACCACTTTAAAGGTTGATGATAAGAACATTTGCTTGATCTACACCGGAGATTTAGTCACCGGCGATGAAATTTTAGACAACGTTGCAAGGAATTTTGGTATTTCTTTCACTGATGTAGAACGTCCCAGATTGGTGTTCATCCATCTTTACAAGAGAAAGTACGTTGAGGCGCAGTATTGGCCTAGACTAACTCTAGTTGGACAGGCTTTCGGATCCATGTTACTCACATTAGAGGCATTACAAAAAGTTATTCCAGACGTCTGGGTAGACACTATGGGTTACCCATTTTCGTATCCTTTGGTCAGAGTTGGTGTTAAGATTCCAATTGTCACCTACACGCATTATCCTATCATTTCAACAGACATGCtcaacaagatcaagatcaatAGCATTAAGACTCTAGCCAAGAAGATCTACTGGTGGGGGTTTATGTTAGCCTACAAATTTGTAGGACATTTTGTGGATATCGCATTTGTCAATTCTAGTTGGACTTCTAATCATATGAAGAAAATCTGGGCTTCTGTGTCCACAGTCAAGACACTATATCCTCCTATTGGAATTGACAAGAAAATAACTCTAGACTCAGTCAGCCCTAGAGAGAAAATAATTTTATATATCGCTCAATTCAGGCCTGAAAAGAGACACGAGTTATTGATCAAtgagttttccaaatttttccagCTAGATAAATCTTACAAACTAGTCATGATCGGTTCGATACGTTCGAAAGACGACGAGGATAGAgttgattttttgaaagaccTGGCTTATaagaagaaaggaattCCTGAGGAAAACTTGGTTATTATCAAGGATGCTAGCTATTCAGTCATTCAAGACTACCTTTCAAAGGCAGAAATTGGTGTCAATGCCATGTGGAATGAACATTTCGGAATTGCAATAGTGGAGTACATGTTCAATGGACTTCTTCCGTTGGCCCACGCTAGTTCTGGACCATATTTGGATATTTGTGTGCCTTGGAGCCTCGATAAGGGTGAACAGCTATCCGTCAACTCATCTAAACCTACAAGCGATGATTCTAATAGAACGGGGTATCTCTTTATATCCGAAGAAGACCCCGATTTTGAAGCCCGTACTGAACCTTTTCCTAGTTTACATGAGGCGCTTCTGGATATCTCAAAGCTCAGCCAGGAGCAaaaattggagattttgaaacGTGGAGCTTCAGTGGTTAATAGCAAATTCCAAGAcaatgttttcaatgaaaattggaaaaaagCCATCACTGATGCTGCAAAACTAGAGCAGGTCTACCGGATATCTAAACGAGATGGGGAAGTTGAGCAATTATTCTAA
- a CDS encoding Phosphoinositide PI4,5P(2) binding protein, forms a complex with Slm2p — MTANNQTMSILSHQQQLQNQLQLKQLQTQEQKQQEQRTKSLNSNKSAELANLVSEKTPQKRKDPRDPLAVQIPTTANPTEILASRFNSWRNVIRALLVYLKDVVSVHEEVVRQQVRLQQSLSFPFTTQGLNGDLYQPITTGKSNSAGSDGAGPADNFAAIQNFFLPLGNGSIYDLPSILLQFHSSYAVNAQKTIRELNSTVIPRLEELRRDLLVKIKEIRGLQSDFKNNVNKEVLTTKQELTAYQSSIELVSKHPNNVQPKNDPYLLRTQLDRQIKRQIQEENFLHEAYLNLQSSAKELEKVIFLEVQSALTVYAKLLGKQAQTIFDVLITKLDNGFLTKEPSFEWDSYISREPNFIDPNLPMRHYRDLVYPHNNSPLSFEIRSGYLERRSKFLKSYSKGWYVLTATFLHEFKTPDRKRDPIPVMSLPLNDCQITEHSKMDTVNPDSWHKFVLHAKQNGIINRGHNWVFRAEGYQEMMKWYNDMKQLIALPTPQARSSIAAQRESQRVQVKQSKRHSKAGSLLSSSTVPSDKGHQHSTQYDQLNTVLSLPQNVPGSEGNQAPYFENSQRNGPQSPRSGAQASGNDYTTYAQQLPNQDAAQVPQGFNYAPEVSALGISTQVDDESGNDRRSLETASNPNLTDPDHIRSTTEDTLNTLTPKVNGLKVDSDKDARPVSTNNILVDDS, encoded by the coding sequence ATGACTGCCAACAATCAGACAATGTCCATTCTTTCACACCAGCAGCAGTTACAAAACCAGCTTCAGCTGAAGCAACTCCAAACTCAGGAGCAGAAACAGCAGGAGCAGCGTACCAAGTCTCTTAACTCCAACAAGTCTGCGGAACTCGCAAACTTGGTCAGCGAGAAAACTCcccaaaaaagaaaagatccAAGGGACCCACTAGCAGTTCAAATTCCAACCACCGCTAATCCAACTGAGATTTTAGCATCTCGTTTCAACTCTTGGCGAAATGTGATTAGGGCGCTGCTAGTCTACTTGAAAGACGTCGTTTCTGTTCACGAGGAAGTAGTCCGTCAACAAGTCCGACTGCAACAGTCCTTGAGTTTCCCCTTTACCACACAAGGGCTCAACGGAGATTTATATCAACCCATCACGACCGGGAAATCAAATTCTGCCGGCTCAGATGGTGCTGGTCCTGCTGATAATTTTGCTGCtattcaaaactttttcttACCGCTGGGTAATGGATCCATTTATGACCTTCCTTCCATTTTGCTACAATTTCACTCCAGTTATGCTGTCAACGCACAGAAAACTATCCGCGAACTCAATAGTACTGTGATTCCTCGTCTTGAAGAACTACGTAGAGATTTGTTGGTGAAAATCAAGGAGATCCGTGGTCTTCAATctgatttcaagaacaacGTAAACAAGGAAGTTTTAACAACGAAGCAAGAGTTGACGGCATATCAATCTTCCATTGAACTGGTCTCGAAACATCCAAATAATGTGCAACCTAAGAATGATCCTTATCTATTGAGGACACAGCTAGACAGACAAATCAAGAGACAAATTCAAGAGGAAAACTTTCTTCACGAGGCTTACTTAAACTTACAGAGCTCGGCAAAAGAGTTAGAAAAAgtcatctttcttgagGTTCAAAGTGCCCTAACCGTCTACGCCAAGTTGCTGGGCAAACAGGCTCAAACTATTTTCGATGTTTTGATTACCAAGTTGGATAACGGCTTCCTCACTAAGGAACCATCTTTTGAGTGGGACAGCTACATATCTAGGGAACCCAATTTCATTGATCCCAACCTTCCCATGAGACATTATCGTGATCTCGTTTACCCTCATAATAACTCTCCTTTGAGTTTTGAGATTCGCTCGGGATACCTCGAGAGACGttccaagtttttgaaatcttACTCTAAAGGCTGGTATGTGCTTACGGCCACATTCTTGCATGAGTTCAAAACGCCAGACCGCAAGAGGGATCCTATTCCAGTTATGTCATTGCCTTTGAATGACTGTCAGATTACGGAACACTCCAAAATGGACACAGTGAACCCTGACTCGTGGCATAAATTTGTATTGCATGCTAAGCAGAATGGTATCATAAACAGGGGTCATAACTGGGTGTTCCGTGCTGAGGGTTACCaggagatgatgaaatggTACAACGATATGAAGCAATTAATTGCGCTACCTACTCCTCAAGCCCGTAGTTCTATTGCCGCCCAAAGAGAGTCACAGAGAGTACAGGTGAAACAATCAAAGCGCCACTCTAAAGCTGgttctcttctttcatcttcaactGTACCATCAGATAAGGGGCACCAGCATTCTACTCAATACGACCAGCTGAACACAGTTCTAAGTTTGCCTCAGAATGTTCCTGGCTCAGAGGGCAATCAAGCTCCATACTTTGAGAACTCACAAAGGAATGGTCCCCAATCTCCACGATCCGGAGCGCAAGCTTCTGGTAACGACTACACCACCTACGCTCAGCAATTACCCAACCAAGATGCTGCTCAGGTGCCACAAGGGTTCAATTACGCCCCTGAAGTGAGCGCTCTTGGAATCTCGACTCAGGTCGACGACGAGTCAGGAAATGATCGTAGATCTTTGGAGACTGCCTCCAATCCAAACTTAACAGATCCAGACCATATTCGAAGCACAACTGAAGATACTTTAAACACTTTAACTCCAAAAGTGAATGGATTAAAGGTTGACTCGGACAAGGATGCTAGACCTGTCTCCACTAACAACATTCTAGTGGATGACTCTTGA
- a CDS encoding Component of the mitotic exit network, whose amino-acid sequence MLTFRNSQTIKTRGFKTLTSDIGLPSTPETAPKTEQQPSTTHRDIKNYAEATLGSGSSLAQAVKLPIGEDLDEWLAVHVVSFYNQINMLYGTITEFCSAQTCPRMIATQEYEYLWQPSVSSRTSNMGSASGSSSPRKLAPVSCTAPEYVENLMSWVQDNLDDERIFPNKTGVPFPTNFQTLVRTMMKRLFRVYAHIYCHHFDEIAGLSLQAHLNTSFKHFVLFCKEFRLISTKDYGPLKELVLIMFDGNDLDADGDTDLTDS is encoded by the coding sequence ATGCTAACATTTAGGAATTCCCAGACCATCAAAACGCGGGGATTCAAGACTCTGACGTCAGACATTGGTCTGCCCTCCACTCCAGAGACTGCTCCGAAGACCGAGCAACAACCAAGCACAACACACAGGGACATAAAGAACTACGCCGAGGCCACATTAGGATCTGGAAGCTCATTAGCACAGGCTGTCAAGCTACCAATAGGAGAAGACCTGGATGAATGGCTTGCAGTTCATGTGGTCAGCTTTTATAATCAGATCAACATGTTGTATGGAACCATCACAGAGTTTTGTTCCGCTCAAACTTGTCCACGAATGATTGCCACACAAGAGTACGAGTACTTATGGCAGCCAAGTGTTAGTTCAAGAACGAGCAATATGGGTAGTGCCAGTGGGAGCAGttctccaagaaaactaGCACCTGTCTCATGTACTGCACCAGAATATGTAGAGAATTTGATGAGCTGGGTGCAGGATAACCTGGATGACGAGAGAATATTTCCCAACAAAACTGGTGTACCATTTCCCAcaaactttcaaactttaGTCCGAACTATGATGAAGCGGTTATTTCGAGTTTACGCCCATATCTACTGCCATCATTTTGATGAGATTGCAGGATTATCCTTACAGGCCCATTTGAACACTAGCTTCAAACACTTTGTGCTCTTCTGTAAGGAATTCAGGTTGATATCCACCAAAGATTACGGTCCACTAAAGGAGCTGGTTCTTATAATGTTTGATGGCAACGACCTCGATGCCGATGGAGATACGGATCTTACTGACAGTTAA